In one Sporomusa sphaeroides DSM 2875 genomic region, the following are encoded:
- a CDS encoding 2-hydroxyacyl-CoA dehydratase, with protein MNKTLRVGIDIGSTTLKMVILDEQDHIVFQKYVRHFSDITTAFQSVAAKAHTILQQKLLSIMFTGSAGMGISQLLGLPFVQEVIASTNAIKHIIPTTSTAIELGGEDAKITYFDQTVEQRMNGVCAGGTGAFIDHMAALLHTDPQGLNELAKKYSIIYPIASRCGVFAKTDVQALMNEGVSKEDIAASVLQAVVNQTISSLSQGRPISGKVAFLGGPLHFLSELRRRFTETLGLNTEQVLAPESSPYFVAIGAALTPQQEPVAYELLQKKSSKLFDLQLKSEQALNPLFTDEKEYRHFAARHAQHTAKRGNLENYSGNTYLGIDAGSTTTKLALIGEDGSLLYSYYTSNRGNPLETVIAALKAMYQQLNSHTRIACGAVTGYGEQFIKAALQVDIGEVETVAHLKAAQYFSPDVTFVLDIGGQDMKSFFVRDGIIDSIMLNEACSAGCGSFIENFAQAMGMTVGDFSQLALKAQHPVDLGSRCTVFMNSKVKQAQKEGAEVSDIAAGISISIIKNALFKVIRLKNTDELGTKIVVQGGTFYNDAVLRALEQMLGREIIRPDIAGLMGAFGAALIARERCAGAGSSLLRAADLNSFTANTTNHRCQLCGNHCLITTQQFSNGRQYHAGNRCERGVGKTTVTDTLPNLYAYKYQRLFQYKPLPESVASRGVIGIPRVLNMYEDYPFWHTLFTKLGYRVILSGRSSRQLYELGMETIPSDSICYPAKLVHGHISDLVSKGVKKIFYPCIPYTTQEDPAADNCYNCPIVTSYPENIKANMDILREKGILFLHPFLPLNHRERLISRLMQELAAEAVTKQELSAAVDAAYSELDCYKADVKRKTQEALAFMADRNINGIVLAGRPYHIDPEINHGLPELIQSYGLGVLSEDAVRHLGTINRPLRVVDQWTYHSRLYAAASFVSTQPAVELIQINSFGCGLDAVVIDQVKEILEAHNRVYTAIKLDEVNNLGAARIRVRSLLAALNDRGREAIGKQTAELAATHQCRPDFTPEMKKCHTILAPQMSPIHFQFLEAGFRKAGYRLVVAPTPDQTAIDEGLKFVHNDACYPTIIVIGQLLKALKSGLYDLNNTSVMLSQTGGGCRATNYVALARKALKDAGMPQIPVLALGGENQPGFSMTLSLFENLIIGIIYGDLLMRVLYRVRPYEKQPGSTQALYDYWAAKCRQDILTGGRYQFKNNIFGIVRDFDNLEIDEQLQKPRVGLVGEILVKYHPTANNHLVELLESEGAEAVVPDMLDFFLYCAYDSTVNYNLLAGTLADKVKGSLFRRVIEFYRRHLRKALTTSKRFTAPYTIENIARLAEKHISLGNFTGEGWLLTGEMVELIHCGVDNIVCLQPFACLPNHITGKGMIRELRRNYPNANIVAIDYDPGASEVNQINRIKLMLAVAKEKL; from the coding sequence ATGAATAAAACATTGCGTGTTGGTATTGACATTGGTTCGACAACGTTAAAAATGGTTATTCTTGATGAACAAGATCATATTGTGTTTCAAAAATATGTGCGGCATTTTTCCGATATAACAACTGCGTTTCAGTCGGTAGCAGCTAAAGCCCATACAATCCTTCAACAAAAATTACTATCCATTATGTTTACAGGATCAGCAGGCATGGGGATCTCCCAGCTGCTGGGACTGCCGTTTGTCCAGGAGGTAATCGCCTCCACCAATGCCATCAAACATATTATCCCTACTACCAGCACTGCAATTGAACTTGGGGGCGAAGACGCTAAAATTACTTATTTTGATCAAACCGTGGAGCAGCGCATGAACGGTGTTTGCGCCGGCGGTACGGGTGCGTTTATTGACCATATGGCGGCCCTCTTACATACCGACCCCCAGGGCTTAAATGAGCTTGCCAAGAAATACAGCATCATTTATCCCATTGCTTCCCGCTGCGGCGTGTTTGCCAAAACCGATGTGCAGGCGCTAATGAATGAAGGTGTTTCTAAAGAAGATATTGCCGCTTCTGTATTGCAGGCGGTTGTCAATCAGACCATCAGCAGTTTGTCACAAGGCCGGCCAATCAGTGGCAAGGTAGCCTTTCTCGGCGGTCCTTTGCACTTTTTATCTGAACTGCGGCGGCGGTTCACGGAAACCTTAGGGCTTAACACCGAGCAAGTGCTGGCGCCCGAAAGTTCACCATACTTTGTCGCCATTGGAGCAGCTCTTACCCCACAGCAAGAGCCGGTCGCGTATGAGCTTTTGCAAAAAAAATCCAGCAAATTATTTGACCTTCAGCTTAAAAGCGAACAAGCACTGAACCCGCTCTTTACTGACGAAAAAGAATACCGGCACTTTGCCGCCCGTCATGCGCAGCATACGGCTAAACGCGGCAACCTGGAGAATTACAGCGGCAACACCTATTTAGGAATTGATGCCGGTTCAACGACAACTAAGCTGGCACTAATTGGCGAGGATGGCAGCTTATTGTATTCCTATTATACCAGCAACCGCGGCAATCCCCTGGAAACAGTAATTGCGGCGCTTAAAGCCATGTATCAACAGCTAAATTCGCATACCCGGATTGCCTGCGGAGCCGTTACCGGTTATGGCGAGCAATTTATCAAGGCCGCTTTACAGGTGGACATCGGTGAAGTCGAAACAGTGGCCCATCTTAAGGCTGCCCAATATTTCTCACCTGATGTTACTTTTGTCCTGGATATCGGCGGCCAGGATATGAAAAGCTTTTTCGTGCGGGATGGCATAATTGACTCCATTATGCTCAATGAAGCTTGTTCTGCCGGCTGCGGCTCCTTTATTGAAAACTTTGCCCAGGCAATGGGTATGACGGTTGGCGATTTTTCTCAGCTTGCTCTGAAAGCGCAGCATCCGGTCGATCTGGGCAGCCGGTGCACGGTGTTCATGAATTCAAAGGTTAAACAAGCGCAGAAGGAAGGCGCCGAAGTCAGTGATATTGCCGCCGGCATTTCCATTTCGATAATCAAAAATGCCTTATTTAAGGTAATCCGCTTAAAAAACACTGATGAATTGGGCACCAAAATCGTGGTTCAGGGTGGCACCTTTTACAATGATGCCGTGCTGCGGGCATTAGAACAAATGCTGGGGAGGGAAATTATCCGTCCGGATATTGCCGGCCTTATGGGTGCTTTCGGGGCGGCGCTGATTGCCAGAGAACGCTGCGCCGGAGCCGGATCTTCCCTCCTGAGAGCGGCTGACCTCAACAGTTTTACTGCTAACACCACCAATCATCGCTGCCAATTATGCGGTAACCACTGCCTGATTACCACACAGCAATTTTCCAACGGCCGGCAGTATCATGCCGGCAACCGCTGCGAACGTGGTGTGGGTAAAACCACAGTGACTGATACACTGCCAAATCTGTATGCCTATAAATATCAACGGCTGTTTCAATACAAGCCTTTGCCTGAGTCTGTGGCCAGCCGCGGGGTTATTGGCATTCCCCGGGTGCTTAACATGTATGAGGATTATCCTTTCTGGCATACCCTGTTCACTAAACTCGGCTACCGGGTCATTTTATCCGGCCGATCTTCACGCCAACTCTATGAACTGGGTATGGAAACCATCCCCTCGGATTCCATTTGTTACCCGGCCAAGCTTGTGCACGGACATATCAGTGATTTGGTTTCCAAAGGGGTAAAAAAGATATTTTATCCCTGCATTCCCTACACCACACAAGAAGATCCTGCTGCCGACAACTGCTATAACTGCCCCATCGTTACCTCCTATCCGGAAAATATTAAGGCCAATATGGATATCCTGCGGGAAAAAGGTATTCTCTTTCTTCATCCCTTCCTGCCGCTTAATCACCGTGAACGCTTGATCAGCCGGCTAATGCAGGAACTGGCGGCAGAGGCTGTTACCAAGCAAGAGCTTAGTGCTGCTGTCGATGCAGCTTACAGCGAGCTGGATTGCTATAAAGCCGATGTCAAGCGTAAAACGCAGGAAGCGCTGGCCTTTATGGCTGACCGGAATATTAACGGAATTGTTTTGGCAGGCAGGCCTTATCATATTGATCCGGAGATTAATCACGGTTTGCCTGAACTCATTCAATCCTATGGTTTGGGCGTATTGTCAGAGGATGCAGTACGGCATTTGGGTACAATAAACCGGCCGCTGCGGGTTGTTGATCAGTGGACATACCACTCCCGCCTTTATGCGGCAGCAAGTTTTGTTAGTACACAGCCTGCTGTTGAATTAATCCAGATCAACTCTTTCGGCTGCGGGCTTGATGCCGTTGTAATTGACCAGGTAAAAGAAATCCTTGAGGCCCATAACCGAGTCTATACGGCCATTAAGCTGGATGAAGTCAACAACCTGGGCGCCGCCAGAATCAGAGTGCGCTCACTCTTAGCCGCTCTCAACGACAGAGGCAGGGAAGCTATTGGCAAACAAACCGCTGAACTTGCCGCCACCCATCAATGCCGGCCTGATTTTACCCCCGAAATGAAAAAATGCCATACCATATTGGCACCGCAAATGTCTCCCATTCATTTTCAGTTTTTAGAAGCAGGATTCCGCAAAGCCGGGTATCGGCTGGTAGTAGCCCCCACCCCTGACCAAACTGCAATTGACGAGGGGTTAAAGTTTGTCCATAATGATGCCTGTTATCCGACAATAATTGTAATCGGACAACTATTGAAGGCATTAAAATCCGGGCTGTATGATCTTAATAACACATCAGTTATGTTATCGCAAACCGGTGGCGGCTGCCGCGCGACCAATTATGTGGCACTGGCCCGTAAAGCCCTTAAAGATGCCGGTATGCCTCAAATACCTGTACTTGCACTCGGCGGAGAAAACCAACCGGGGTTTTCCATGACATTATCGCTGTTTGAGAATTTAATCATCGGTATTATTTACGGCGACCTCCTGATGCGGGTGCTGTACCGGGTAAGACCGTACGAAAAGCAGCCTGGTTCGACCCAGGCACTGTATGATTACTGGGCCGCCAAATGCCGGCAGGATATACTGACAGGCGGAAGATACCAGTTTAAAAACAACATCTTCGGGATTGTCCGTGATTTTGACAATCTGGAAATTGATGAACAGCTGCAAAAACCGCGGGTCGGTCTGGTTGGCGAGATATTGGTAAAATACCACCCAACAGCCAACAATCACCTTGTTGAGTTATTGGAAAGCGAGGGCGCGGAAGCTGTGGTGCCTGATATGCTGGATTTCTTTCTCTACTGCGCTTATGACAGTACGGTAAACTATAACCTGTTAGCAGGTACCTTAGCGGATAAGGTCAAGGGCAGCTTGTTCAGAAGGGTTATTGAGTTTTACCGCCGCCACCTCCGCAAAGCGCTGACAACAAGCAAACGCTTTACAGCACCGTATACGATTGAGAATATAGCCAGACTGGCAGAAAAACATATATCTCTTGGCAATTTCACCGGTGAAGGCTGGCTGCTGACCGGCGAAATGGTCGAACTCATTCACTGCGGCGTGGATAATATTGTGTGCTTGCAGCCATTTGCCTGCCTGCCCAATCATATTACCGGCAAAGGTATGATCAGAGAGTTACGCCGCAATTATCCTAACGCTAATATTGTTGCCATCGACTATGATCCCGGGGCCAGCGAGGTTAACCAGATAAACCGCATAAAATTAATGCTGGCCGTAGCCAAAGAAAAACTTTAG
- a CDS encoding putative ABC transporter permease, producing the protein MPQVYTIPMLHFIIYGLLGWCLEIIWTGVGSLLDGDVCLTARTYLWMFPIYGLVIVFEPLHDIIRYWPAWRRGTVWMLLYFAVEYLTGWLLSVVLGTVPWDYSLAALNIHGLIRLDYAPAWFAAGLLFEKVHDRLDHVRIYQ; encoded by the coding sequence TTGCCGCAGGTTTACACTATACCTATGCTGCACTTTATCATTTATGGACTACTAGGCTGGTGTCTGGAAATTATCTGGACAGGCGTAGGTTCGCTGCTGGACGGAGATGTTTGTTTGACAGCCAGAACCTACTTATGGATGTTTCCCATATATGGCTTAGTCATAGTATTTGAGCCATTGCATGACATAATCCGGTACTGGCCGGCATGGCGGCGCGGGACTGTCTGGATGCTGCTGTATTTCGCCGTTGAATATCTTACCGGCTGGCTGCTAAGTGTTGTGCTGGGTACTGTACCTTGGGATTATTCCCTGGCTGCGCTCAATATCCATGGGTTGATCCGTCTGGATTATGCCCCTGCATGGTTTGCTGCCGGCCTATTATTTGAAAAAGTTCATGATAGGCTGGATCATGTCCGGATATATCAATAG
- a CDS encoding TetR/AcrR family transcriptional regulator produces MTTHSENKLAIKKKILDATLGIIGAKGAHHVTSRKIATLAEVNVAAINYYFGSKDNAVNEALKTFTDALMQSFDHLDNLAVPPEDRIRNFLRSYADYSLEYPDVFRNFIEQTLHESVSSCEYIEIMKQTGLNKVKAAVREITQNQDEIDLTMKIFQMFSCLELPVLVGDKLQSLAHFDYYDRECRHRYLDWVLKSLLHA; encoded by the coding sequence ATGACCACCCATTCGGAAAATAAACTGGCTATCAAAAAAAAGATTTTGGACGCTACGCTGGGGATTATCGGCGCCAAAGGGGCCCACCATGTAACCAGCCGGAAGATTGCCACCCTGGCTGAAGTGAATGTAGCTGCCATAAACTACTATTTTGGTTCTAAAGACAATGCGGTAAACGAGGCACTGAAAACTTTTACAGATGCGCTCATGCAGTCTTTTGACCATCTGGATAATTTAGCCGTCCCACCTGAGGATAGAATTAGAAATTTTCTTAGAAGCTATGCCGATTATAGTCTGGAATACCCGGATGTTTTTCGCAATTTTATTGAGCAGACCTTGCATGAATCCGTATCCTCCTGCGAATATATTGAAATTATGAAGCAAACCGGGCTAAATAAAGTAAAGGCAGCGGTACGGGAAATCACCCAAAACCAGGACGAGATTGACTTAACCATGAAAATTTTTCAGATGTTTAGCTGCCTGGAGCTGCCGGTATTAGTCGGCGATAAGCTGCAAAGCCTTGCTCATTTTGATTACTATGACCGTGAGTGCCGTCACCGGTATCTCGACTGGGTGCTAAAATCTCTATTGCATGCATAA
- the hydG gene encoding [FeFe] hydrogenase H-cluster radical SAM maturase HydG has product MYNCKSKIATEFIDDQEILDTLDYAQKNKSNRELIASILERARDCKGLTHREAAVLLECDLEEQNEKMMSLAKEIKQKLYGNRIVMFAPLYLSNYCINGCVYCPYHYKNKNISRKKLSQEDIVREVIALQDMGHKRLALETGEDPVNNPIEYVLESIKTIYSIKHKNGAIRRVNVNIAATTVENYRKLKDAGIGTYILFQETYNQKAYEELHPTGPKSDYAYHTEAMDRAMEAGIDDVGIGVLFGLNMYRYDFVGLLMHAEHLEAAMGVGPHTVSVPRIRPADDIDPEDFSNAISDDIFAKIVTVLRIAVPYTGMIVSTRESQKTRERVLELGVSQISGGSSTSVGGYVEPEAEDDNSAQFDVNDRRTLDEIVNWLLSLGYIPSFCTACYREGRTGDRFMSLVKSGQIANCCQPNALMTLKEYLEDYASADTKAKGEEVIAKEIPRITNEKVRAIAVEHLSELTDGKRDFRF; this is encoded by the coding sequence ATGTATAATTGCAAATCAAAAATTGCCACCGAATTTATTGACGATCAGGAGATTTTGGATACGCTTGATTATGCGCAGAAAAACAAAAGCAATCGAGAACTAATTGCGAGCATTCTGGAACGGGCCAGGGACTGTAAGGGGCTGACCCACCGGGAAGCAGCGGTGCTGCTGGAGTGTGACCTAGAGGAACAAAACGAAAAAATGATGTCTTTGGCAAAAGAAATCAAGCAAAAACTTTATGGAAACCGTATTGTTATGTTTGCGCCTTTATATCTTTCTAATTACTGTATTAACGGGTGTGTTTACTGCCCTTATCATTATAAAAACAAGAATATTTCCCGCAAAAAGCTTTCGCAGGAGGATATTGTACGTGAAGTAATTGCTTTGCAGGACATGGGGCATAAGCGCCTGGCTTTGGAAACCGGTGAGGATCCTGTTAACAATCCTATTGAGTATGTATTGGAAAGCATTAAAACTATCTATAGCATAAAACATAAGAATGGAGCCATTCGCCGGGTGAATGTCAATATTGCCGCAACCACGGTGGAAAACTACCGCAAGTTAAAGGATGCAGGCATTGGCACTTATATTTTATTTCAAGAAACCTATAACCAAAAGGCATATGAAGAACTGCATCCAACCGGCCCCAAGAGTGACTATGCTTATCACACCGAAGCTATGGACCGTGCTATGGAAGCCGGCATAGATGACGTCGGCATTGGAGTTTTGTTTGGCCTAAATATGTACCGGTATGATTTTGTCGGCCTGTTAATGCATGCCGAGCATTTGGAAGCGGCTATGGGAGTTGGCCCGCATACCGTCAGCGTTCCCCGGATTCGCCCGGCAGATGATATTGATCCCGAAGATTTCAGCAACGCCATATCAGATGATATATTCGCGAAAATAGTAACCGTGCTCCGGATTGCCGTTCCCTATACGGGCATGATTGTTTCTACCCGCGAATCGCAGAAAACCCGTGAGCGTGTGCTGGAATTGGGAGTATCCCAAATTAGCGGCGGTTCCAGCACCAGTGTCGGCGGCTATGTTGAACCCGAAGCGGAAGATGATAATTCGGCACAGTTTGATGTTAATGACCGGCGCACTCTGGATGAAATTGTAAATTGGTTGCTAAGTCTGGGCTATATTCCGAGTTTTTGTACTGCCTGCTATCGCGAAGGGCGCACCGGAGACCGGTTTATGAGCCTGGTGAAATCAGGGCAGATTGCTAACTGTTGTCAGCCCAATGCCCTGATGACGCTGAAGGAATATTTAGAGGATTATGCTTCGGCAGACACCAAGGCAAAGGGCGAAGAGGTAATTGCCAAGGAAATTCCCCGTATTACCAATGAAAAGGTTCGCGCAATTGCTGTAGAGCATTTGTCCGAACTTACCGATGGCAAACGTGATTTTCGTTTCTAA
- a CDS encoding TM1266 family iron-only hydrogenase system putative regulator, with translation METRIALVGIVVENKDSAKRINDILHEYGAYIVGRMGIPYPKRNVSVISIVMDAPSDTISALSGKLGMIPHVNIKTVYSKLASNTDK, from the coding sequence ATGGAAACGAGAATTGCGTTAGTTGGCATAGTGGTTGAAAACAAGGATTCTGCCAAAAGAATAAACGATATTCTTCACGAATATGGCGCCTATATTGTAGGCCGAATGGGAATTCCCTATCCCAAGCGTAATGTTTCCGTGATCAGCATTGTAATGGATGCTCCCAGTGATACCATCAGTGCACTTTCCGGCAAATTAGGAATGATTCCCCATGTCAATATTAAAACGGTGTATTCGAAACTAGCTTCTAACACAGATAAATAG
- a CDS encoding arsenate reductase family protein → MTIFVCYPKCTTCQKAKQWLDDNGVSYEQRHIKEENPTAAELQEWQAKSKLPLKKFFNTSGLLYKSLSLKDKLPTMSEAEQFALLATDGMLVKRPILITADKVLVGFKESEWETLR, encoded by the coding sequence ATGACTATTTTTGTATGTTACCCGAAATGCACTACCTGCCAGAAGGCAAAACAGTGGCTGGATGATAATGGCGTCAGCTATGAGCAGCGGCATATTAAGGAAGAAAATCCGACGGCAGCTGAGTTGCAGGAATGGCAGGCGAAAAGCAAGCTGCCGCTGAAAAAATTCTTTAATACCAGCGGCTTATTGTATAAATCCCTGAGTTTGAAGGACAAGCTGCCAACCATGTCTGAGGCAGAGCAGTTTGCGCTCCTGGCCACTGACGGGATGCTGGTTAAACGCCCCATATTGATTACTGCCGATAAGGTCTTGGTTGGGTTTAAGGAAAGCGAGTGGGAGACGCTTAGATAG
- a CDS encoding M23 family metallopeptidase, protein MHTPQETHTKNNTERRPIPVSVRWIISLLGVLILLGMGAVFAHNHQPLSVGSSAAAELVPFQPGGSGQVLIPGSLEHGGDKVAAKPSIWPVSGEVTSGFGWRNSPLDSGSELHAGIDIANSMDTPVVATADGTVVRSEWAGGYGNLVQIDHGNGITTIYGHNSRIIASSSQHVRKGQVIAYVGSTGKSTGPHVHYEIRVNGMAVDPIGFMVQY, encoded by the coding sequence ATGCATACTCCGCAGGAAACTCATACTAAGAATAACACAGAGCGCAGGCCAATACCTGTTTCTGTTAGATGGATTATTTCATTATTAGGGGTACTTATTCTCCTGGGAATGGGGGCAGTTTTTGCCCACAATCACCAGCCACTTAGTGTAGGCAGTAGTGCAGCAGCAGAGTTAGTCCCTTTTCAGCCCGGCGGGTCGGGACAGGTGCTCATTCCGGGCAGTTTGGAACACGGCGGTGATAAGGTTGCGGCTAAGCCGTCCATCTGGCCGGTTAGTGGCGAAGTTACTTCCGGTTTTGGCTGGCGTAATTCACCTTTGGACAGTGGCAGTGAATTGCATGCGGGAATTGATATTGCCAACAGTATGGATACCCCGGTTGTAGCTACTGCCGATGGCACGGTTGTGCGAAGTGAATGGGCCGGAGGCTACGGCAATCTGGTGCAAATTGATCATGGCAATGGCATTACCACTATTTATGGGCACAATTCCCGCATTATAGCAAGCTCCAGTCAACATGTGAGAAAAGGCCAGGTCATTGCCTATGTAGGCAGCACCGGGAAAAGTACCGGACCGCATGTTCATTATGAAATCAGAGTCAATGGCATGGCTGTTGACCCTATTGGCTTTATGGTTCAATACTAA
- a CDS encoding efflux RND transporter periplasmic adaptor subunit, producing the protein MKKLTRNSRLLLALMLLVCAAALLLAVSSKQLPTGLWPRQISPQAPVNLTAIPLGTINKPIQVTRTGSLESAASVPIHAAFSGHPSEIYVTEGQAIKAGQPLLKLQPSPSAVTQQVAVPSQQLQTNYDNALKEYDRYQKLYEIGAIPRRQMESITAKLQEAKERLAAAGTQSAGSITGPATITAPIDGIVTGLAAAPAKEVQAGQLLLSLGSGQELGAVVQLEQKDLYLVQLGTPVIVEAVQQTIVGQVASIYPQVEAKQNPVFLAHIKLASKPAESLKAGMPATIHINTGETAVVPAVPTASILQDSQGQTYIYLAVNGKAVLQQISVGKTMDDFTEITSGLPAESLIITSSLDSLRDGDTITVIQHQ; encoded by the coding sequence ATGAAAAAGCTCACCAGGAATTCTCGCCTGCTCCTTGCATTAATGTTACTTGTCTGTGCAGCAGCACTGCTGCTGGCCGTCAGTTCCAAACAACTGCCAACCGGACTTTGGCCCCGGCAGATAAGCCCGCAAGCGCCGGTTAACCTCACGGCCATACCGTTAGGCACTATAAATAAGCCAATACAAGTCACCCGGACAGGATCCCTGGAAAGCGCAGCCTCTGTCCCGATTCATGCCGCATTCTCCGGCCACCCCAGTGAAATATATGTAACAGAAGGCCAGGCAATCAAAGCCGGTCAGCCACTGCTTAAGCTCCAACCCTCTCCTTCGGCAGTCACACAACAGGTCGCAGTACCGTCACAACAGCTGCAAACCAATTATGATAATGCCTTAAAAGAATATGACCGCTACCAAAAACTGTACGAAATTGGGGCTATTCCCCGGCGGCAAATGGAGAGTATCACCGCCAAGCTACAAGAAGCCAAAGAACGCCTTGCCGCCGCCGGAACCCAGTCTGCTGGCAGCATAACCGGCCCGGCTACAATTACCGCGCCCATCGACGGCATAGTAACCGGCTTGGCCGCCGCTCCCGCTAAGGAGGTGCAGGCCGGTCAACTGCTGCTTTCCTTAGGCAGCGGTCAGGAATTAGGCGCTGTCGTTCAGCTGGAACAAAAAGACCTGTATCTTGTCCAGTTAGGCACACCGGTTATCGTAGAAGCAGTGCAGCAAACTATCGTTGGTCAGGTTGCCAGCATTTACCCCCAAGTGGAGGCTAAGCAAAATCCTGTTTTCCTTGCTCATATCAAACTCGCAAGTAAACCTGCCGAATCGCTGAAGGCCGGTATGCCCGCCACTATTCATATAAACACCGGTGAAACAGCCGTCGTCCCCGCAGTTCCCACAGCGTCAATCCTTCAGGACAGCCAGGGGCAAACCTATATATACCTGGCGGTCAATGGTAAGGCTGTGCTTCAACAAATAAGTGTAGGCAAAACCATGGACGATTTCACGGAAATTACCTCCGGTCTGCCTGCAGAAAGCCTGATCATAACAAGCAGCCTGGACAGCTTAAGAGATGGCGATACCATTACAGTAATCCAGCACCAATAG